The Babylonia areolata isolate BAREFJ2019XMU chromosome 2, ASM4173473v1, whole genome shotgun sequence genome segment TTTAACAAACAgattaatctttttctttctttctttttttttttttttttttttttttaaacgatcgCCCAAAGAGTATAAGGTTTGAAACCGTATGGTGTGCAGATCATTCACAAGGGCAACGTGTTTAATACgtgggactgatgtatgaaaccTCCAACAGTGTGCCGGAGCATTTGGGGCTCGAGGCAAGGGGGCAGGAAGGGTGATAAGGATAGTGGTGGTGGCTAAAAGCTGTTCGTATTACCAAGATTTAAGTCTGAATCTCTAAGATAATTTTATAGTCGACAACAGCATAATTAACTCTCGAAGTAGCAACCGTGGTTGTAACATGGTTGCAGTCAAGAACTGATGATTGGGAGAAAacgaatttgttgttttttttttcttcaagcctGTTTTTATCCTGAGCTGGACTGATATGGATCAGCCTTTCCACACAAGAAAAAGacatgataacagtaataagaaAAATGGCTCAAATATGTAGGATTTTAGCTGAATCGCACAACTCGGACACTCAATCCGTAAACACCAGTTGGGTGGTCTCCTTGTCCAAGAGCAAGTGTTGTGTTAAACTCAGCCGGACATTTTTGGTCAGATCATCTCGTTCCTGCTCACCCCCGGCACACAGAGGACAGTGAATGGAGACTTGCAGCTGGTGGTGATGTTATTCGGTCAGCCAAGGGCCGGCGTGTTTTGATGAACTTCTTTGGCTTGTAGAAGTTGAATAGAGCAATCCACTCTGTTGGCCCTCCCGCAGTGTCCCGTAACAACACTACAAGGATCTTAATCGGGGGAGACAACTGAATGGATCCCCACGGCGGATTGTTTCCCCTGGATTCCTTTGTTTCGCAGCGATGGTGACGAAGCAAGGCCTGAGTGAGAGGCATGAAAGGAAGAACCAGATTGTGAGCTGAAGTTCACATTAAAGTGATATTTAACGTAGTCTGTGACTCGTTAACAGCTTTGTTATGAGGTTATTCTTGTATGCAACATTTAACTTACACAGAACAACCCTGATACGACACTGTGTGTTTGGCTGGGAAAAATGCAaataagattgaaaaaaaaaagttattcaaaATCATGCGATTAACAGATAATTCTTATTCCTATTCTTCACTTCCTCATCCCTTTCGTTACGCACCCCATTTGTCGGAGAGTGTGCAGGATTCGTTTTGTACGTCTGTACTTCACCACTAAGCACGCGCGCATCTGTCTTTTGACCGTCAAGTTTGTTGTTCAAACAGTTGGCACACTGAACTGTTCCGATGTCTTGTCGGTTTTGACTGAAAGTGGAGTGGACCAGGTCCTTAACCGAAGAACGGTGTataattgaatgaaaaaaaagctaaaaaaaaagaaaaaaaaaagaaaagaaaaagaaaaaaaaagcggtgaGTCATAAGCTCAGGAACTCAAagcagacactacacacacacaatgtgtgtgtgtgtgtgtgtgtgtgtgtgtgtgtgtgtgtgtgtgtgtgtgtgtgtacacatgtggacCAACCGTTAAAAATAGGCTCAAAGATGTcgcggttaaaaaaaaagttttataaaaTCAGTTTTAAAGTTTACAACTTGAAAATCCTTATCATTCCTTAAACAGCGATGTTAAAATCATGAATTGGtttttaaattcttttatcaTTACTGTAGTTCCAGAGCATGATGTTTTGCGGCTGCACAGACATACAACCTGAACGTACACATGAATTTGAaagcttatttatttatctaattatttattttagtttttcGTAAGCGCTACCAGTGGGTTTTGGTTTGACAATATTGACGACCATCCCTGAAATCTTCAATATAAACACTCCTTCCTTCCCGGCCGCTAATTTTGGATGGCGCTTGACAACTTTGCCGGACAATCCAGCTATGGATGGTTTGCCCTCGCGGCCCTCATTTGATGACCCTTTAGTTTCAACACCGGATATTGTGATGCGCACGTTTCATTAAATCGTGTGTGGACGGGGGGAAGATTTCAATTTCCCGGCACCCGATGACAACACAAAACATCGCTCACAGCCTCCCTCTGCATGGCCTGCGACGGATCTCCCGTCCTTCCCCTCCTTGTTCAATAAGACTTGTCTGGGTGGACCCAAACCATTACTCCGGTTAATCGTGTGACCCGGAACACCGAGACTACCATTTCTTCCGCTCGTTTCTGTTCCCCGCCTGCCTCATTACCCGCCCCTGGCTGCCTTGATGTCTGTCCGCGCGCGCCTTTCAGGGACTGGATCGAGGGGCCGGAAAACATCTTGATTGAAAAATGGGGCAAGATATACTCACAGGTGAAAGGACGCGAGCAATTCAGCAATCAAATTCATTTTCATGgaactgattttttgttgttattcgtTATTCCGCAATTTAAATCATGTTCAGGTAGCTTTAAACatgacacagtaaaaaaaaaaaaaaaaaaaaaaaaaaaaaagcaaatgaaaaataaaatagaatttaaaaaaggggggtgggggtatcagTGAAACGGTAGCCTGTCTTTTGTGTTTACGAAAACTTTTATTCTGTAAGTAACTTGACATTCATatggacatgagagagagagagactcggagagaacGATCAGTTTTCAGCAGGTTATAACATGTATTTGGCTCTTGGTGCAATTTAAacaaagtaatacaataaaaAGGGTCATCTTTTTCAGGTGTGGTACCTTACATTTTGTCATTCATTCAATATGACAAAGGAAGGAATGGACAACATGGTGTAAGAATATACCTTCAACTAAATGAATTTTCTTTTGGCGGGCAATATTAGACAGAAAAGGCAGTTGATAAGACGAAATAGTCAATTTATTGTTATAACTATGTTGACAAtaatgtgtattttttcctgatcTTAAACACTGAAACGATACAGACGACACTATGAACTTAATTCTTCAGGAAACGACTGATACATTCTATCTCGCTGAGTGCTGAAGTAAACGTTCcggcaaaaagacaacaaaaaacacggaCGATAATAAAAGATGCAAACAAAAATTCTCTTCAATCGCTGAAAGCAAAACTCCATACTTAAACTATATTGCTTAATTAAATActgtgttagttgtttttttttctggactgaGAAAAGTAAAAATCCACACTTTCGTGCATGCATAGAGGCACATAAAATTATTTAAAAGACCTATGGACGTTGATAAAAACTACCGATTTAGTTTGACATAAATCCATAATAAGGATCATCTGGATTGTTGAACATTATatactcttgttcttcttcctttactCTGTGATGAGTCACTGGGGCCgtgacagaacagacaaacagttcagtagattcctccaggtcttccGCCCGATTGTGTGCTTTCTGAAAGCCTGGGGTGTCTGCAAATGGTTTACCTTTCCGGCAATTCTGTGATGTCAGTCCACcgctttttctgtcttcttctcagtACCTCTAAATAGTTCCTTGGAGAAATGTTTTAGCTATGCCACAGGCCAAATATCAACACAAAATGGCACTTACAAGTCAAGTTCCTTTTTTCGGCAGTTGTAAAAACAATTTTCAGTCaaacgatatgtgtgtgtgtgtgtgtgtgcacgcgcatgtttgtgtgcgtgcgtgtgtttgacatTAAACATGGCCGGCCATGCGCATGGCAGCTAGAACTGTCAGTTTGAATTGTAGTTATggtcccatcccctcccctctctcgtcAATCCATCACATCCCGCACAGAAAGTCAAGCCGTGATGCTTTTGTCAGGTGACGGATGGATTGTTGGTGAACAATGGTTGAGAAGAAAAGGCAGACATGAAAACGAACAAAACCTCGATAGGATAACATAAACATTAAAACAATTAAAGATGAAGATCGACCTGATGTTTAAAAGGGAGAAAAACTGAAAATCAACCGACTCGAACAAGCGTGCGTTCACGTGCGTGAACGAGTaatttctgcagaaaaaaagTACTGTGACAGAATGATCGAAATTAGGATTGTAGTCTCAGATAAAAAACTGAGGCAGAAGAAACATTTCTACTGACATACTGTGCCCGTATTAATTAAGACTGCACCATAAATCTGCACTACCCACAATTGCTGACACGATCAAACGCCAGTGGAACATCAAAGATAATGTCCATGCTCTCTTCCATTTATTCATAAACCCCGTTGGCTGggtttgcattcacacacatcagGGTGATTCCAAACCGAGCTTCTCCCACCCGGTATAATTTTTTTCTCCGTCAATAGTAATTACATTCGCCTAACTAACTACATTTCGACCACAGAAAACATGGCCACCACCATTATTGTTAACTTCTtataataaaaaaaggagaaaaatctcAGAATTCTGTTTCCTAACGCACTTCATCGCCCGCATGAACTTCCCCAGAAATTACCCTTCAAGCGGCCCCCTTGTCCGGTTTCCACGGCAACGCATGCCAACCGTCATGGCCGCGCACAGTTTCCGGTGACTGAAGCAGACCCGAAGAAGGGAAGCAGGAAGGCAGAAACCGGTCCAAAGGAGCTGCCAGACCCGTGGAAATGGACTCCATTTGATGTCCACCGTCGACAGTGCCAACGACTGAATGGCATCAAATGGTTCCCGTGTCTGAGCTGATGAGGGGGGAAGGAAGTGAGGAGGAAACATCGAATTATCGTCGTGAAATTACGCACCGCGCCGGTTTTATTTGGAGAGAGGGCTTTCGCACAGACTGTTCCAGCTTTTGTCACCACTGAGAAAGAAAGGGGCAGGAAATAGGGAGTCTTAGGGTGGTAGGCATTTTGGTGTCGTTGGGATCAGTTGTACATTCACACTCGCACCCACACTTACACTGACGTCTATAacctgaggagtgtgtgtgtgtgtgtgtgtgtgtgtgtgtgtgtgtgtgagagagagagagagagagagatagagagagagagaaagagagagagagagagagagagagagagagagagagagagagagagacatacaaacacacacacatacacaccctgaaTACAGATAAATCAATGTATTATTTTCCGCCCAGCTTAAAATCAAACCAAAATAAGCAAACTTCAAACAAAATGTAACCATAATACTGGCAACACAGCGTTCGAAAACGATTCCTCAACTCAACAATCAAACTTAACCGTGTAATGGCTGAAAACCAGTTGAGGGGTAGCTAGCCCTCTGACGGTCCTCCTCATCACCATTCAATTACTCTTTTGCAGCTGCCACTTCAAACGCAGATCGGGCTGGTGGCACACTCCCCGGCTCCTCcctcacatacctcatcatcaTGGTGGAGATCTTGCTTTCCAGTCCCGCCACTGGACCCTGCCGCCGCATCCCCGCCGCTCTGCATCGCGGTCGTCGTAGGCGGCGCAACTTGTAATGATGATGAATCAATACGCTTGATGACAACTTGATGCGTGGTGCGCAGAGCTTCACTACACTGTTTGCACGACTCCTGAGCATCCACGTAGAGCTGCTGGTTCCGAGGGTTGAACTGGGTGGCCAGGTCCACTTCCAGCATGTGACATCGCACTGTATATATGAGAAAGAACACGGTATACAATGAAACCAAAACCACAGCAGCATGTGAGAAGAAACGGTATTAAaaatttacaacaacaataataataatgataataataatgacagtaataataataaagataataatgataataatattattcttcttcgtttgtgggcagcaactcacacgttcactcatatgcacacgagttggctttaaacgtgtatgactgtttttaccccgccatgcaggcagccatactccgttttcgggggcataccactactactactactgctaaataataagaagaagaagaacaagaacaatacagaATAGCGCTCATACCTCC includes the following:
- the LOC143274828 gene encoding uncharacterized protein LOC143274828 isoform X1, which produces MNAGRNQMELSTFSLDCGQEPPPSSMTRSRENQCCERDDNVYDPAQEILATCNRDLEELRMKVLKTSVRCHMLEVDLATQFNPRNQQLYVDAQESCKQCSEALRTTHQVVIKRIDSSSLQVAPPTTTAMQSGGDAAAGSSGGTGKQDLHHDDEVCEGGAGECATSPICV
- the LOC143274828 gene encoding uncharacterized protein LOC143274828 isoform X2, which produces MKVLKTSVRCHMLEVDLATQFNPRNQQLYVDAQESCKQCSEALRTTHQVVIKRIDSSSLQVAPPTTTAMQSGGDAAAGSSGGTGKQDLHHDDEVCEGGAGECATSPICV